Proteins co-encoded in one Papaver somniferum cultivar HN1 chromosome 5, ASM357369v1, whole genome shotgun sequence genomic window:
- the LOC113280100 gene encoding uncharacterized protein LOC113280100 has translation MILVNDELVEGRKIVNRAIVKTIEVDDGEIIDCYDIYKQPSFNHPLFSNHTIQMTPSSYPKQMKSDNFGTLQLTQTWHKYGSCPEKTIPIRRKGKSYDLVSLRKHYDVVNEVHEYAYVRVHGKFLGAQAKINLWKPVTEILEEISVSQIWIVAGENKNKNTIEAGWEVYEDLYGDAHTRFFIFWTTDGYQDTGCYNLMCEGFVHTSSDIALGCAFSEVSTFNGSLKDAAFNIHKDQNTGNWWV, from the exons ATGATCCTCGTTAATGATGAATTagttgaaggaaggaaaattgtGAACAGAGCAATTGTAAAAACCATTGAG gTTGATGATGGTGAAATCATCGATTGTTATGACATTTATAAACAACCTAGTTTTAATCATCCTTTGTTTTCTAATCATACAATACAG ATGACACCAAGTTCGTATCCAAAACAAATGAAATCCGATAATTTTGGTACACTTCAACTTACACAAACTTGGCACAAGTATGGATCATGTCCCGAAAAAACTATTCCTATTCGGAGGAAAGGAAAAAGTTATGATCTCGTATCTTTACGTAAACATTACGACGTTGTTAACGAAGTCCATGAG TACGCCTATGTTCGGGTTCATGGAAAATTTTTAGGAGCACAAGCAAAGATAAATCTTTGGAAACCAGTTACTGAAATACTTGAGGAAATAAGTGTATCCCAAATCTGGATTGTAGCtggtgaaaataaaaataaaaatactattGAAGCCGGATGGGAA GTGTATGAAGATCTATACGGTGATGCCCATACCAGATTTTTCATATTCTGGACG acGGACGGATATCAAGACACCGGTTGCTACAACCTCATGTGTGAAGGTTTTGTGCACACATCATCAGATATCGCCCTTGGTTGCGCATTCAGTGAGGTGTCTACTTTTAATGGTAGTCTAAAAGATGCCGCCTTCAACATTCACAAG GACCAAAATACTGGAAATTGGTGGGTATAA
- the LOC113278183 gene encoding F-box protein At3g07870-like, with protein MLFYNHPSFSYVHFHHHQLAQDFSWKLGFLALTFSDNRDNFFYYIEYNEKNHDDDDEESTTPIKRIKFTSPVRNRGNIIAGSCNGLVCLGCNQDVCVFNPITREYVILPKVKIDYRDVYRYNFGFGYVSSTNEYKVLVILVKKTKAEEIYVYTLGSRREWRNLGNLDFEFEACDWSEPGVFANGAIYWMMGDKCKMIVTFDLAEEKFCEQSSPPPLSPGNIWRANWIGVFKGLLLFAAYLCDQGEISYDIWLLEKKNHNHDKEEGEEHQSLGWRKEFRIDVMNSMNLLTVTKSDDVLTMGSYYIDIYDTKTSKACEV; from the coding sequence ATGTTGTTTTATAATCATCCTTCATTCTCCTATGTGCACTTCCATCATCATCAGCTGGCTCAAGATTTTTCTTGGAAGTTGGGTTTTCTTGCTTTGACTTTCAGTGATAACAgggataattttttttactatATTGAATATAATGAAAagaatcatgatgatgatgatgaggaatcGACAACACCCATTAAAAGAATTAAGTTCACCTCTCCGGTTAGGAATAGGGGAAATATCATTGCTGGTTCATGTAATGGCTTGGTCTGTCTTGGCTGCAACCAAGATGTTTGTGTTTTTAACCCTATCACTAGAGAATATgtaattcttccaaaagttaaaaTAGATTATCGTGATGTTTATAGATATAACTTCGGATTTGGTTATGTTTCTTCAACAAATGAATACAAAGTGTTAGTAATACTTGTGAAGAAGACCAAGGCAGAAGAAATTTACGTCTACACTTTAGGCAGTCGCCGAGAATGGAGAAACCTTGGAAACTTGGATTTTGAATTCGAAGCCTGTGATTGGAGTGAACCTGGTGTCTTTGCTAATGGAGCAATATATTGGATGATGGGTGACAAATGTAAAATGATCGTTACCTTTGATTTGGCTGAGGAGAAGTTTTGTGAACAAAGTTCACCACCTCCTTTGTCACCGGGCAATATTTGGCGTGCCAACTGGATAGGGGTTTTCAAGGGTCTTTTGCTTTTTGCTGCTTATCTATGTGACCAAGGAGAAATATCTTATGACATATGGCTATTAGAAAAGAAGAATCATAATCATGACAAGGAAGAGGGAGAGGAGCATCAGTCATTAGGATGGAGGAAAGAGTTTAGGATTGACGTTATGAACTCAATGAACTTGTTAACCGTTACGAAGAGCGATGATGTTTTAACTATGGGTAGTTACTATATCGACATTTACGACACAAAAACGTCAAAGGCTTGTGAAGTTTAA